One Brevibacillus choshinensis genomic window carries:
- a CDS encoding TRAP transporter permease: MSTQAQLPNEEEIRDNESRAQAILQEYDKEAGYRVFSKKWLTIAVSVIAVLFALYHMYAAYAIPFVTLKHRSLHVAIVLCLIFVLYPGWKRASRQTLSALDGLLAVLSLGTAGYIFVYYMDIVNRGGIPSTLDVVFATITCLLVLEASRRVAGWELTAMAAIFVAYAYVGPYLPGDFGHRGYTFSDIANYMYVTTEGIFGDATAVSASFIILFIIFGAFLSKSGMGTLFNDLSLSLAGSSKGGPAKVGVIASAVHGSINGSAVASVVTTGSFTIPMMKRVGYKPEFAAGVEATAAVGGQILPPIMGAAAFIMAETLGVPYITIAIAALIPAIMYYFGLLVQVHLRADRDNLQGLGKHELPKVRDVLRERGHLLLPLILLVALLMLGYTPTLVAVITIIATVVIAAIRPSSRMNARDVLQALENGVRDALGVAVACAAVGITVGVFSLTGLGLKLANIILMMGSGSLFMTLFFTMIASIILGLGLPSIPCYIITATMAAPALSSYGIDPLASHLFVFYFGAIANLTPPIALAAFAGAGIAGSDPQRTGWISCKLALAGFIVPFIFIYKPAMLILDSGVADIVFATVATGLAVIALGAATEGYLFTKINWLMRAVLIAGGVLLIFPEMYLMGAGLLLMVVAGVVQYVKKQSGRAIQA; encoded by the coding sequence ATGAGTACGCAGGCACAACTGCCGAATGAAGAGGAAATTCGGGACAATGAAAGCAGGGCCCAAGCGATTCTGCAAGAGTACGACAAAGAAGCAGGTTATCGCGTCTTCTCGAAAAAGTGGCTGACGATTGCCGTTTCTGTCATTGCGGTTCTCTTTGCTCTTTATCATATGTATGCGGCTTATGCGATTCCCTTTGTGACGCTGAAGCACCGGTCTTTGCACGTGGCGATTGTCCTCTGTCTGATTTTTGTGCTGTATCCAGGGTGGAAGCGCGCCTCACGCCAAACTTTATCCGCACTTGATGGCTTGCTGGCTGTCCTCTCGCTTGGAACGGCAGGGTACATTTTCGTCTATTACATGGATATCGTGAATCGGGGAGGCATCCCCTCGACGCTGGATGTCGTTTTTGCCACGATCACATGCTTGCTGGTGCTGGAGGCATCTCGCCGCGTTGCGGGCTGGGAGCTGACAGCCATGGCAGCCATTTTCGTCGCGTATGCCTACGTCGGGCCTTACCTGCCGGGGGATTTTGGGCATCGGGGATATACGTTTAGCGACATTGCGAATTACATGTATGTGACGACGGAAGGAATATTTGGTGATGCGACGGCCGTGTCTGCATCGTTTATCATTTTGTTCATCATCTTTGGCGCTTTTCTGTCCAAATCTGGGATGGGGACTCTGTTCAATGATCTATCTCTGTCGTTGGCGGGGAGCAGCAAAGGTGGTCCAGCAAAGGTCGGGGTCATCGCCAGTGCGGTTCACGGCTCGATCAATGGGTCAGCCGTTGCCAGTGTGGTGACCACCGGCTCCTTCACGATACCGATGATGAAGCGGGTGGGCTACAAGCCGGAATTCGCTGCTGGTGTGGAAGCAACGGCAGCCGTAGGGGGACAAATCCTGCCGCCGATCATGGGTGCCGCCGCGTTTATCATGGCGGAGACGCTGGGAGTCCCGTACATCACGATTGCGATTGCTGCTCTCATCCCTGCGATCATGTACTACTTTGGACTGCTGGTGCAGGTGCATTTGCGAGCGGATCGGGACAATTTGCAAGGCCTCGGAAAGCATGAGCTTCCCAAGGTGCGGGATGTGTTGCGCGAGCGGGGACATCTCTTACTGCCGCTTATCCTGCTTGTCGCGCTCTTGATGCTCGGGTATACCCCGACTTTGGTGGCTGTTATTACGATCATCGCGACGGTCGTCATTGCGGCGATTCGCCCTTCCAGCCGCATGAATGCGCGGGACGTGCTGCAGGCGCTGGAAAATGGAGTGCGGGATGCTCTGGGAGTGGCTGTAGCTTGTGCGGCAGTGGGCATTACTGTTGGCGTTTTCAGTCTGACCGGTTTAGGTCTGAAGCTGGCGAACATCATTTTGATGATGGGCTCTGGCAGCCTGTTCATGACGCTGTTCTTTACGATGATCGCATCCATTATTTTGGGTTTGGGACTTCCTTCCATCCCTTGCTACATTATTACAGCGACGATGGCTGCTCCGGCGCTTTCCTCCTATGGAATTGATCCGCTTGCTTCTCATCTCTTTGTGTTTTATTTCGGCGCAATCGCCAATCTGACTCCGCCCATTGCGCTGGCGGCGTTTGCAGGAGCAGGGATCGCGGGATCGGATCCGCAGCGTACCGGCTGGATCTCCTGCAAGCTGGCTTTGGCCGGGTTCATCGTCCCGTTCATATTTATTTACAAACCTGCAATGCTCATTTTAGATTCAGGGGTTGCTGATATCGTGTTTGCGACAGTAGCTACGGGATTGGCGGTCATCGCTCTCGGGGCGGCGACGGAAGGCTATTTATTCACCAAGATCAATTGGCTGATGCGGGCCGTGCTGATCGCGGGCGGAGTGCTTTTGATATTCCCTGAAATGTATCTGATGGGAGCAGGGCTGTTATTGATGGTCGTAGCCGGCGTCGTCCAATATGTGAAAAAGCAGAGTGGCAGAGCGATTCAAGCCTAG
- the hisIE gene encoding bifunctional phosphoribosyl-AMP cyclohydrolase/phosphoribosyl-ATP diphosphatase HisIE, whose protein sequence is MTAQIDWEQLKFDENGLIPAIVQDAVSKEVLTLAYMNKESLQKSLETKETWFWSRSRAELWHKGATSGNTQQILSMRYDCDGDALVVQVVPNGPACHTGAYSCFAGELVEGAQEAATAVEADRFAILAELEQLIAAREAERPEGSYTTYLFEKGVDKILKKVGEEAAEVIIAAKNRSHEELRYEASDLIFHLLVLLREQKLPLDQVLQELQRRR, encoded by the coding sequence ATGACAGCGCAGATCGATTGGGAGCAACTGAAATTTGACGAAAATGGCCTCATTCCCGCCATCGTGCAGGATGCCGTGAGCAAGGAAGTGCTGACGCTCGCTTACATGAATAAAGAATCGCTGCAAAAATCGCTGGAGACGAAGGAAACCTGGTTCTGGAGCCGCTCGCGTGCAGAGCTGTGGCATAAGGGAGCGACTTCCGGAAACACCCAGCAGATCCTCTCGATGCGCTACGATTGCGATGGAGATGCTCTGGTCGTACAGGTGGTGCCAAATGGGCCGGCCTGCCACACGGGGGCGTACAGCTGTTTTGCGGGTGAGCTGGTAGAAGGTGCACAGGAGGCAGCGACTGCGGTCGAGGCCGATCGCTTCGCCATTCTCGCAGAGCTGGAGCAGTTGATCGCGGCGCGAGAAGCAGAGCGGCCTGAGGGCTCCTACACCACGTATTTGTTTGAGAAAGGCGTGGACAAGATCTTGAAGAAGGTCGGCGAAGAAGCCGCCGAGGTCATCATCGCCGCGAAAAATCGCAGTCATGAAGAACTGCGCTACGAAGCATCCGATCTGATCTTTCACCTGCTGGTGCTCTTGCGGGAGCAAAAGCTGCCGCTGGATCAGGTCCTGCAAGAACTCCAAAGACGCCGCTGA
- the hisA gene encoding 1-(5-phosphoribosyl)-5-[(5-phosphoribosylamino)methylideneamino]imidazole-4-carboxamide isomerase, with protein MSFIIYPAIDIRGGKCVRLFQGDYAQETVYADSPLEMAKRWVEQGASWVHLVDLDGAKEGKPANAEIIKEIARTIPVPVQVGGGIRSEEQIADYLEAGVARVIVGTAAIEDEPFTQRILQAYGDKIAIGLDCRNGMVATRGWLNTTDVSATELAKRLVSYGAQTFIYTDIARDGTLTGPNVEEISALAIATGQSVIASGGVSNLDDLLVLSAHEKDGVSGAIVGKALYTDAFTLEEALNRMGERV; from the coding sequence ATGAGTTTCATTATCTATCCGGCAATCGATATTCGCGGGGGAAAATGCGTCCGGCTGTTTCAAGGGGATTACGCACAAGAAACGGTGTACGCTGATTCTCCACTGGAAATGGCAAAGCGGTGGGTAGAGCAGGGAGCATCCTGGGTGCATCTCGTCGACCTGGATGGGGCCAAGGAAGGTAAGCCTGCCAACGCCGAAATCATCAAGGAAATCGCTCGCACCATTCCGGTTCCTGTGCAAGTAGGCGGAGGCATCCGATCTGAGGAGCAGATTGCGGATTATTTGGAAGCGGGCGTGGCGAGAGTCATCGTCGGGACGGCTGCGATTGAAGACGAGCCGTTTACCCAGCGGATCTTGCAGGCTTATGGAGACAAAATCGCGATTGGTCTCGATTGCCGCAATGGGATGGTGGCAACGCGAGGCTGGCTGAATACGACGGATGTGTCCGCGACGGAGCTGGCGAAACGGCTGGTATCGTACGGAGCTCAGACCTTTATCTATACGGATATTGCACGCGATGGAACGCTGACAGGCCCGAACGTAGAGGAAATTTCTGCGCTGGCGATCGCGACAGGCCAATCCGTCATCGCATCAGGAGGGGTGAGCAACCTCGATGATTTGCTGGTGCTCAGCGCGCATGAAAAGGATGGCGTCTCGGGTGCCATCGTCGGAAAAGCGCTGTATACGGACGCGTTTACCTTGGAAGAGGCGCTGAATCGCATGGGGGAGCGTGTATAA
- a CDS encoding DUF1850 domain-containing protein: MKKWGKRIFIFLILLLIMASSHPYLVLRDFHRQEQIGAVPLRLQDTFQIEWVHSVELTPWRETYKVTGLNKMELAETSFRSFGAGVPANFQDQRNVHVSVHDGWITVSGLREQRDQVLYLISREDYMLSVGDRTWKLSSVLPLGTSLELSVSWYPWWYRYVHGLAKRGSEKIDEYAGTTAE, encoded by the coding sequence ATGAAAAAATGGGGCAAGCGAATATTCATCTTCCTGATCCTATTGCTCATCATGGCATCCTCCCATCCGTATCTGGTGCTCCGTGATTTTCACCGGCAGGAGCAGATCGGGGCCGTGCCTCTTCGGCTGCAGGACACCTTTCAAATCGAGTGGGTGCATTCCGTCGAATTGACTCCGTGGAGAGAGACGTACAAGGTGACCGGGTTGAACAAAATGGAATTGGCTGAAACATCTTTCCGTTCCTTTGGCGCTGGAGTTCCGGCCAATTTTCAGGATCAACGGAATGTGCACGTGTCTGTTCATGATGGGTGGATTACCGTCTCAGGCCTGCGAGAGCAGAGAGACCAGGTCTTGTATTTGATCAGCCGGGAAGATTACATGCTCTCAGTGGGAGACCGTACATGGAAATTGTCTTCGGTTTTACCGTTAGGCACCTCGCTGGAGCTTTCTGTCAGCTGGTATCCGTGGTGGTATCGGTATGTTCACGGCTTGGCGAAGAGAGGAAGTGAAAAAATAGATGAGTACGCAGGCACAACTGCCGAATGA
- a CDS encoding transporter substrate-binding domain-containing protein → MTARRWWGVLMLAVALLFPADAHAEDKVLRIAFDKALPPFSSVDSTGEAAGFNIELIRYIAEHSGWELEYVPLDWEEAVTALRTGEVDVLLGMKYTNRYDQIFDFSESFFTMSEVLLVPSYDQDIFTLNQLSEKVVAVQRGHTSMDLLESVRRVKMIVSFSQQEALENLLRRRADAFIGNRWTAEYLLRKEDRWDDFTMRSGLINPTDYAFAVREGHSELLDSLNEGLNQLYRDGTYTRLYSKYFEPYSPHLTDWWRKVVAGLLIALAVGVISIAAFYAWNKRLQAEVKRQTSALADVLAFQREVLDHTESSILSLDMNGHITLVNQVAKRMLSVSDDWLGRHIVSILPQLPWEAALANRHRHYEDEFVWNPDTQQVYHYFMAPFANSAQEQVGWIVTLQDRTEQKRMQARLIAQEKMRALGQLVAGIAHELRNPLTAIKTFVELLPKKMDDARFRTQMLRYVPEEMERMNRILEDLLDYSRTKPLQTQRIALDELVHSVLGLFARRMESERIGVNVRIPVHLMIDVDRGRVKQVLINLVLNAMEAMVASSEKRLFIQAGEDSGQVWLSIADTGEGMRREQLDSLFEPFYTSKAHGIGLGLYVSQKIMREHGARMEVTSEVKTGTTFTLWFNKEVSHAELADSR, encoded by the coding sequence ATGACGGCTCGACGGTGGTGGGGTGTATTGATGCTTGCTGTCGCTCTGCTTTTTCCGGCAGATGCACATGCCGAGGACAAGGTCCTGCGCATTGCTTTTGACAAAGCGCTCCCTCCCTTCTCTTCCGTGGATTCGACAGGTGAGGCAGCCGGCTTTAACATCGAGCTGATTCGCTACATAGCGGAGCACAGTGGCTGGGAGCTTGAATACGTCCCTCTCGATTGGGAGGAAGCGGTGACAGCCTTGCGCACAGGTGAAGTGGATGTGCTCCTGGGCATGAAATACACCAATCGGTACGATCAGATCTTTGACTTCAGCGAATCCTTTTTTACGATGTCCGAAGTGCTGCTTGTACCCAGCTATGACCAGGATATCTTCACATTGAATCAGCTGAGCGAAAAAGTCGTTGCTGTTCAGCGGGGGCATACGAGCATGGATTTGCTGGAAAGTGTCAGAAGAGTCAAAATGATCGTGTCCTTCAGCCAGCAGGAAGCGTTGGAAAACCTGCTTCGCAGACGTGCGGACGCCTTTATCGGCAATCGCTGGACGGCAGAATACCTGCTTCGAAAGGAAGATCGCTGGGATGATTTTACGATGCGCTCGGGACTGATAAATCCGACCGATTATGCTTTTGCTGTGCGCGAGGGGCATTCCGAACTTTTGGACTCTCTCAATGAAGGCTTGAATCAGCTGTATCGGGACGGAACCTACACGAGGCTGTACAGCAAGTACTTCGAACCGTACTCCCCCCATTTGACGGACTGGTGGCGCAAGGTGGTTGCCGGTCTGTTGATTGCTTTGGCTGTCGGGGTGATTTCGATTGCAGCATTCTATGCCTGGAATAAGCGCCTGCAGGCGGAGGTGAAGCGGCAAACGTCAGCGCTGGCGGATGTGCTCGCCTTTCAGCGCGAGGTTCTCGATCATACGGAGAGCTCCATCCTCTCGTTGGACATGAACGGACATATCACACTGGTCAATCAGGTGGCCAAGCGCATGCTGTCGGTCAGTGACGATTGGCTGGGGCGCCATATCGTATCGATCCTGCCGCAGCTGCCCTGGGAAGCGGCACTGGCCAACAGGCACCGCCACTATGAGGACGAGTTTGTCTGGAATCCGGACACACAGCAGGTCTACCACTATTTCATGGCGCCGTTTGCCAATTCTGCACAAGAGCAGGTGGGCTGGATTGTGACGCTGCAGGATCGAACGGAGCAAAAACGAATGCAGGCACGCCTGATCGCCCAGGAGAAAATGCGTGCACTCGGCCAGCTGGTCGCAGGGATCGCCCATGAATTGCGGAATCCGTTGACCGCGATCAAAACGTTCGTAGAGCTGCTACCGAAGAAGATGGATGATGCTCGTTTTCGGACGCAGATGCTTCGTTATGTGCCAGAGGAAATGGAAAGGATGAACCGCATCCTGGAGGATTTGCTCGACTATTCCAGAACCAAGCCTTTGCAGACACAGAGGATCGCTCTGGACGAGCTGGTGCACTCTGTTCTCGGCTTGTTTGCCAGAAGAATGGAGAGCGAGCGGATAGGGGTAAATGTCCGCATCCCTGTTCATTTGATGATCGATGTGGATAGGGGAAGGGTCAAGCAGGTGCTGATCAATTTGGTATTAAACGCGATGGAAGCGATGGTGGCAAGCAGCGAAAAGCGATTGTTCATTCAGGCGGGAGAAGACAGCGGCCAGGTATGGTTATCCATTGCAGACACCGGGGAAGGAATGCGGAGAGAGCAGCTGGACAGCTTGTTTGAGCCTTTCTATACCAGCAAGGCACATGGGATCGGGCTTGGTCTCTATGTGAGTCAAAAAATCATGCGGGAGCACGGCGCGCGCATGGAAGTAACCAGTGAAGTGAAGACAGGAACGACGTTTACCCTGTGGTTTAACAAGGAGGTTAGCCATGCAGAACTTGCTGATAGTCGATGA
- the hisH gene encoding imidazole glycerol phosphate synthase subunit HisH, whose amino-acid sequence MIGIIDYGMGNLYSLSKALERLGYSYDFVSQPERLNECSGLILPGVGAFGDAIANIRELGLEQAIQEYAAKGRPILGICLGMQLLFGKSEEHGEHIGLGLLSGGAVRFAGDFKIPHMGWNQLQLRQDHWLFDGVQSGDYVYFVHSYHVQVGSDDILLATSDYHQDVTAIVGRENVYGMQFHPEKSGETGMRLLRNFAVQCEGVLA is encoded by the coding sequence ATGATCGGCATTATCGACTACGGCATGGGCAATCTGTACAGCTTGAGCAAAGCGCTGGAGCGTCTGGGGTATTCGTATGATTTTGTGTCCCAGCCAGAGCGTCTGAATGAATGCAGCGGCTTGATCCTGCCTGGTGTTGGCGCGTTCGGCGATGCCATCGCGAACATCCGGGAGCTGGGGCTGGAGCAGGCGATTCAGGAATACGCAGCGAAGGGCCGCCCGATCCTCGGGATTTGCCTCGGCATGCAGCTGCTTTTTGGAAAGAGCGAAGAGCACGGTGAGCATATCGGTCTGGGGTTATTGAGCGGTGGGGCTGTCCGATTCGCGGGGGATTTCAAGATTCCGCACATGGGCTGGAATCAACTGCAGCTCAGACAGGATCACTGGCTGTTCGACGGGGTGCAGTCCGGTGACTACGTTTATTTTGTCCACTCCTATCATGTGCAGGTGGGCAGTGATGATATATTGCTGGCGACCAGTGACTACCATCAGGACGTAACCGCCATCGTAGGCAGAGAAAACGTATACGGCATGCAGTTCCACCCGGAAAAAAGCGGGGAAACTGGAATGCGCTTGCTGCGCAATTTTGCCGTGCAGTGTGAGGGGGTACTGGCATGA
- a CDS encoding sigma-54-dependent transcriptional regulator — protein sequence MQNLLIVDDEPSICVSLAFALEDEYAIWTATDAETAIETVRAESIDCVLLDLSLGQSSGLKLLSQLKSIRPQITVIMMTAYGTIESSVEAIKAGAYHYLTKPLHVDEVKLLLGKALEFQSLHKRVQVLSEAVRQHQSYAGIIGKSQAMSRVFDLISKVKDIPSSILITGESGTGKELVARAIHFEGNRSEAPFSVINCAAIPESLLESELFGHEKGTFTGAYQSKKGLFERSHGGTVFLDEIGEMPLALQAKLLRVIQDRVVTPLGSYEQKEVDIRIIAATNRQLEEEVAKGTFREDLFYRLNVIPIRTPALRERMEDIAPLLDHFLQRFSLSMGKREKTFTPEAKKWLYAYSYPGNVRELANLVEYAVALSQGERITLEDLPPALIERQQDARERLADRNGVAIPSGITLEEAERRIILHALEQHAGHRRKTADQLGISERGLRQKLKQYFEMDS from the coding sequence ATGCAGAACTTGCTGATAGTCGATGACGAGCCGTCGATTTGTGTATCTCTTGCCTTTGCCTTAGAAGATGAATACGCGATCTGGACCGCCACGGATGCTGAAACCGCGATAGAGACAGTGCGAGCGGAATCGATCGACTGCGTCTTGTTGGACTTGAGCCTTGGGCAATCGAGCGGTCTGAAGTTGCTTTCGCAGCTAAAATCCATTCGCCCTCAGATCACCGTGATCATGATGACAGCGTACGGAACGATCGAATCGTCGGTAGAGGCCATCAAGGCTGGAGCGTACCACTATTTGACCAAGCCTTTGCATGTCGACGAGGTCAAGCTGCTCCTCGGCAAGGCGCTGGAATTTCAGTCCCTGCACAAGCGGGTGCAGGTCTTGAGTGAAGCTGTCCGGCAGCACCAGTCGTACGCAGGGATCATCGGAAAAAGCCAGGCGATGAGCAGGGTGTTTGACCTGATCAGCAAAGTGAAGGATATTCCCTCCAGCATTTTGATTACAGGGGAAAGTGGAACGGGGAAGGAGCTGGTGGCGCGCGCCATCCATTTCGAAGGGAATCGTTCCGAAGCGCCCTTTTCCGTGATCAACTGTGCAGCGATTCCCGAGTCTTTGCTGGAAAGCGAACTGTTTGGTCATGAAAAAGGGACGTTTACGGGGGCTTACCAGAGCAAAAAAGGGTTGTTTGAGCGTTCCCATGGAGGCACCGTGTTTCTGGATGAAATCGGGGAAATGCCGCTCGCTCTGCAGGCAAAGCTTTTGCGGGTCATACAGGACAGGGTCGTGACTCCGCTCGGTAGCTATGAGCAAAAAGAGGTGGATATCCGAATCATCGCAGCGACCAATCGGCAGCTGGAGGAAGAAGTGGCCAAGGGGACGTTTCGGGAGGATCTTTTTTACCGCCTCAACGTGATTCCCATTCGCACCCCGGCGCTGCGGGAGCGGATGGAGGATATCGCCCCCTTGCTCGATCATTTTTTGCAAAGATTCTCACTCAGTATGGGCAAGCGAGAGAAGACGTTCACCCCGGAGGCGAAAAAGTGGCTGTACGCATACTCGTATCCGGGAAATGTTCGGGAGCTGGCCAACCTTGTCGAGTATGCGGTGGCGTTGTCCCAAGGAGAGCGGATTACACTGGAGGACTTGCCCCCAGCTTTGATTGAGCGCCAGCAGGACGCACGGGAACGGCTGGCGGACAGGAATGGAGTGGCGATTCCAAGCGGTATTACCCTGGAGGAAGCGGAGCGGCGCATCATTTTGCATGCGTTGGAGCAGCATGCCGGACACCGCAGAAAGACGGCGGATCAGCTGGGAATCAGCGAGCGGGGATTGCGGCAAAAGCTCAAGCAGTATTTTGAGATGGATTCATGA
- a CDS encoding GNAT family N-acetyltransferase produces MNGLHKGKLIELRPVTREDMERMYIWRNDHEAATWAAGSSLATYSNISLESLNAMYDENVRTAKLSDKFNRFIFSIYTLEGVHIGNCDYRDVNPITRAATIGIGILDKEYWSKGYGTDTLQVLLRFLFLTLNLNRVQLDTWSGNARAIRAYEKCGFVVEGRLRQNEYVDGQYYDTVMMGLLREDFSVTK; encoded by the coding sequence GTGAATGGATTGCACAAAGGAAAGTTAATCGAATTACGACCAGTTACCAGAGAAGATATGGAACGGATGTACATCTGGCGCAATGATCATGAGGCGGCGACATGGGCAGCAGGCTCATCGCTTGCGACCTACAGCAACATTTCGCTGGAATCGCTGAACGCCATGTACGACGAGAATGTTCGAACCGCAAAATTATCCGATAAATTCAATCGTTTTATCTTTTCGATCTACACGCTGGAAGGCGTTCATATCGGCAATTGCGATTACCGTGACGTCAACCCGATCACACGTGCAGCGACCATCGGAATCGGCATACTCGACAAGGAATACTGGAGCAAAGGTTACGGAACGGATACACTTCAAGTGCTTCTCCGCTTTCTCTTTCTCACGCTGAACCTGAATCGGGTGCAGCTGGATACGTGGAGTGGGAATGCCCGCGCGATCCGTGCCTATGAAAAATGCGGATTCGTGGTGGAAGGAAGGCTTCGTCAGAACGAATATGTCGACGGACAGTATTACGATACCGTCATGATGGGGCTTTTGCGTGAGGACTTTTCCGTAACGAAGTAG
- the hisF gene encoding imidazole glycerol phosphate synthase subunit HisF: protein MLAKRIIPCLDVKDGRVVKGVQFVGLRDAGDPVELAKKYSEERADELVFLDISASHEGRKTMVDVIERTAANITIPFTVGGGINSVEDMKRILRAGADKISLNTAAVLRPELIHEGAMVFGSQCMVVAIDARNVGGERWEVYTHGGRNGTGRDVVAWAQEAEALGAGEILLTSMDDDGEKKGFGIELTRRVSEAVGIPVIASGGAGSREHFYDVLTDGKADAALAASIFHYEETSIQSVKEYLQTKGVVVRP from the coding sequence ATGCTAGCGAAACGAATCATACCCTGCCTGGATGTCAAGGACGGGCGGGTGGTAAAAGGCGTGCAATTTGTCGGGCTTCGCGATGCGGGAGACCCTGTGGAGCTCGCCAAGAAATACAGCGAGGAGCGCGCGGATGAGCTGGTTTTTCTCGATATCTCAGCCTCTCACGAAGGGCGCAAGACGATGGTCGATGTGATTGAGCGCACCGCTGCCAACATCACCATTCCGTTTACGGTAGGCGGCGGGATCAATAGCGTCGAGGATATGAAGCGTATTTTGCGCGCGGGGGCGGACAAGATCTCTTTGAATACGGCAGCTGTGCTCCGTCCTGAGCTGATTCATGAAGGAGCGATGGTGTTCGGTTCCCAATGCATGGTCGTCGCGATTGATGCCCGCAATGTGGGGGGCGAGCGCTGGGAAGTGTACACCCATGGAGGACGCAACGGTACGGGCAGAGATGTCGTGGCTTGGGCGCAGGAAGCGGAAGCGTTGGGGGCAGGCGAAATCCTGCTCACCAGCATGGATGATGATGGAGAGAAGAAGGGCTTTGGGATTGAGCTGACCCGGCGAGTTTCGGAAGCGGTGGGCATTCCGGTGATCGCTTCAGGGGGTGCGGGATCCCGCGAGCATTTCTACGATGTTTTGACGGACGGAAAGGCGGATGCGGCTTTGGCTGCATCGATTTTCCACTATGAGGAGACCTCGATCCAGTCGGTGAAAGAGTATCTCCAGACAAAAGGAGTTGTGGTGCGGCCATGA
- a CDS encoding TAXI family TRAP transporter solute-binding subunit → MMKNRKVLAVLSSVLLVLTMSACGGQTTNAPQAGGSGGASAGGGAEQKFLTIATGGSSGPYYTLGGAMAKIYKDKLGYNASVQSTGASVENINLLKAKKADVAFVMSDVTTFAYAGQENFKEGGAIKDLRAMAGLYLNYVQIVTLKDRNIKSVADLKGKRVGVGAPNSGVEVNARMVLAGHGISYDDIKADYLSYAEAIEQLKNNAIDAAFVTSGLPNSTVIDLSTTKDVEIVPIKKEDVEKMTQQFPFFVSAEIPAGLYKNDQPIQTAAIRNILLVRNDLSDDQVYKLTKTFFDEMEALRSAHSAAKEIDVKEAGKNLVVPLHPGAEKYYKEVGALN, encoded by the coding sequence ATGATGAAGAACAGGAAGGTGCTGGCGGTCTTGTCGTCGGTGCTTCTGGTGTTGACCATGTCAGCTTGTGGCGGGCAAACCACGAATGCGCCGCAAGCAGGAGGATCAGGAGGCGCTTCTGCCGGTGGCGGGGCAGAGCAGAAGTTTTTGACGATCGCGACAGGGGGCAGCTCCGGCCCGTACTACACGCTGGGTGGCGCGATGGCGAAGATCTACAAAGACAAGCTGGGCTACAACGCGTCCGTCCAATCGACTGGGGCATCCGTTGAAAATATCAATTTGTTGAAGGCCAAAAAAGCGGATGTGGCGTTTGTGATGTCGGATGTCACGACGTTCGCCTACGCGGGGCAAGAAAATTTTAAAGAGGGCGGTGCCATCAAGGATTTGCGTGCGATGGCAGGACTGTACCTCAATTACGTGCAAATCGTGACGCTCAAGGATCGCAATATCAAGTCTGTGGCTGATTTGAAAGGGAAACGCGTCGGGGTGGGGGCTCCCAACTCTGGGGTCGAAGTAAATGCGCGCATGGTCTTGGCCGGACATGGCATTTCGTACGATGACATCAAGGCGGACTACCTGTCGTATGCGGAGGCGATTGAGCAACTGAAAAACAATGCGATCGATGCGGCTTTCGTTACTTCCGGTTTGCCCAACTCGACCGTCATCGATCTGAGCACGACCAAGGATGTCGAGATCGTCCCCATCAAAAAGGAGGACGTGGAGAAGATGACGCAGCAATTCCCGTTCTTTGTCTCTGCGGAAATTCCAGCGGGCTTGTATAAAAACGATCAGCCGATTCAGACGGCAGCCATCCGCAACATTTTGCTCGTGCGCAATGACTTGTCAGACGATCAAGTGTACAAGCTGACGAAAACGTTCTTTGACGAAATGGAAGCACTGAGGTCCGCGCACAGTGCAGCCAAGGAAATCGATGTGAAGGAAGCGGGCAAGAATCTGGTCGTACCGTTGCATCCTGGAGCTGAAAAGTACTACAAGGAAGTCGGGGCGCTGAATTAG